The following are encoded in a window of Streptomyces sp. SAT1 genomic DNA:
- the asnB gene encoding asparagine synthase (glutamine-hydrolyzing), with translation MGFSDPGGGQDASVATARRMLAAVAHRGPDGSSWCHHRGVTFAHCALTFVDPGRARQPLRSAGGSTVLVLNGEIYNHAELRRELRADGVRLRTGSDTEVLVELYERYGTAVLERLRGMYAFALHDARTSTTVLARDPMGKKPLYYTRVPGGVAFASELTALLRHPDAPRTPDPAALAGYLTFQAFCAPGSAVTGVHKVRPGHHVTISHHQVTEAEFWRPCLGAGQRVPVRQAADRFEELFRAAVARRVTSTERRLGVLLSGGLDSSAVAAVAQQLSPGRPVPTFSAGFADRDFDESGHARTVARHLGTEHHTVRVTGRDLADVVESEYAAADEPLADPSLLPTRIVCRAARQQVRGVLTGDGADELLLGYRYFQAERAIEVLLRLMPAHRLQALLGALVRVLPARTGNLPATAALRLLARGLRAAPEHRFYLSTAPFGPGESAALLTPDARAAALAGPDPFAEISRLLQGQDGLSGVQRSQLAVFAHFLRDTILTKTDRGGMRSALEVRAPFLDLDLVEYGNSLPTALKLRRLTGKYLLRRVASQWLPGTIVHRTKLGFRAPLAALLREELRPLLLDTLAPAALRCDGLFDAEAVRVLTDDHLSGRRDTSRKLWALLVYQLWYRGRAAAPPAPLALTEETHRAP, from the coding sequence GTGGGATTCAGCGACCCGGGCGGCGGACAGGACGCGTCCGTGGCCACGGCCCGGCGGATGCTGGCCGCCGTCGCGCACCGCGGCCCGGACGGGTCGAGCTGGTGCCACCACCGGGGGGTGACCTTCGCGCACTGCGCGCTGACCTTCGTCGACCCCGGGCGGGCCCGCCAGCCCCTGCGCTCGGCCGGCGGATCGACGGTGCTGGTCCTCAACGGGGAGATCTACAACCACGCGGAGCTGCGCCGTGAACTGCGGGCGGACGGGGTCCGGTTGCGCACCGGGAGCGACACCGAGGTCCTGGTCGAGCTGTACGAGCGGTACGGCACGGCCGTACTGGAGCGGCTGCGCGGCATGTACGCGTTCGCGCTGCACGACGCGCGGACGTCGACGACCGTGCTGGCCCGCGACCCGATGGGCAAGAAGCCGCTGTACTACACCCGGGTGCCGGGCGGAGTGGCCTTCGCCTCCGAACTGACCGCGCTGCTGCGCCATCCGGACGCCCCGCGCACCCCGGACCCGGCGGCCCTGGCCGGGTACCTCACCTTCCAGGCGTTCTGCGCGCCCGGCTCGGCGGTGACCGGCGTGCACAAGGTCCGCCCCGGCCATCATGTGACGATCAGTCACCATCAGGTCACGGAGGCGGAGTTCTGGCGGCCGTGTCTCGGTGCGGGGCAGCGGGTGCCGGTGCGGCAGGCCGCCGACCGGTTCGAGGAGCTGTTCCGGGCGGCCGTGGCCCGCCGGGTCACCAGTACCGAACGGCGCCTGGGCGTGCTGCTCAGCGGCGGCCTGGACTCCAGCGCGGTCGCGGCGGTGGCCCAGCAGCTCTCCCCCGGCCGCCCGGTGCCGACGTTCAGCGCGGGCTTCGCCGACCGGGACTTCGACGAGAGCGGCCACGCCCGCACGGTCGCCCGCCATCTGGGCACCGAGCACCACACGGTCCGCGTCACCGGCCGCGACCTGGCCGACGTGGTGGAGTCCGAGTACGCGGCGGCCGACGAGCCGCTGGCCGATCCCTCGCTGCTGCCGACCCGTATCGTCTGCCGGGCCGCCCGGCAGCAGGTGCGCGGGGTGCTCACCGGCGACGGCGCGGACGAACTCCTGCTCGGCTACCGCTACTTCCAGGCCGAGCGGGCCATCGAGGTGCTGCTGCGGCTGATGCCGGCGCACCGGCTCCAGGCCCTGCTGGGCGCGCTCGTACGGGTGCTGCCCGCCCGGACGGGCAACCTCCCGGCCACGGCGGCGCTGCGGCTGCTGGCCCGGGGTCTGCGTGCGGCGCCCGAGCACCGCTTCTACCTGTCCACGGCCCCCTTCGGGCCGGGCGAGTCGGCCGCGCTGCTCACACCGGACGCCCGCGCCGCCGCCCTGGCCGGGCCCGATCCGTTCGCCGAGATCTCCCGGCTGCTCCAGGGGCAGGACGGCCTCAGCGGTGTGCAGCGCAGCCAGCTCGCCGTCTTCGCGCACTTCCTGCGGGACACCATCCTCACCAAGACCGACCGCGGCGGCATGCGCAGCGCCCTGGAGGTGCGCGCGCCCTTCCTCGACCTGGATCTGGTCGAGTACGGCAACTCCCTGCCGACCGCGCTGAAACTGCGCCGCCTGACCGGCAAGTACCTGCTGCGCCGGGTGGCGTCCCAGTGGCTGCCCGGGACCATCGTGCACCGCACCAAACTCGGCTTCCGCGCCCCGCTGGCGGCCCTGCTGCGCGAGGAACTGCGCCCGCTGCTGCTGGACACCCTCGCGCCGGCCGCGCTGCGCTGCGACGGCCTGTTCGACGCGGAGGCCGTACGCGTCCTGACCGACGACCATCTGAGCGGCCGGCGCGACACCTCGCGCAAGCTGTGGGCCCTGCTGGTCTACCAGCTCTGGTACCGCGGCCGGGCCGCCGCCCCGCCCGCACCCCTCGCTCTCACCGAGGAGACCCACCGTGCACCGTGA
- a CDS encoding NAD-dependent epimerase/dehydratase family protein, translated as MPSDARDAGGASGNVPGLTGKVVVTGAAGFIGAHLVEDLRRRGAHVVGIDRKASWAGREIPSTATAGALRAVHADLAFADLSSCLENASVVFHLAALPGVRPSWTQFPEYLHCNVLATQRLMDACVRAGVPRVVMASSSSVYGGAEGRMSEDDLPRPLSPYGVTKLAAERLALAFAARRDTALTVSALRFFTVYGPGQRPDMFISRVIGAALEGRPVEVYGDGTQVRDFVYVLDIVRALVLAAVCPDRCSTVLNVGTGSASSVNEVLALTGELTGARPDVRYGAARIGDVRCTTADVGRAERLLGFTARTPLRTGLATQVEWARHALAAPPPAPPAGASGAGGRTGMTPTDRS; from the coding sequence ATGCCGAGTGACGCGCGGGACGCGGGCGGCGCGTCCGGGAACGTTCCGGGGCTCACCGGGAAAGTGGTGGTCACGGGTGCGGCCGGTTTCATCGGTGCACATCTTGTGGAGGATCTCCGGCGCCGTGGTGCACATGTCGTGGGTATTGATCGAAAAGCCTCCTGGGCCGGGCGTGAAATTCCGTCGACCGCGACGGCGGGTGCGCTGCGCGCGGTCCACGCCGATCTCGCCTTCGCCGATCTCTCGTCCTGTCTGGAAAACGCCTCGGTGGTCTTCCACTTAGCCGCCTTACCGGGTGTGCGGCCGTCCTGGACGCAATTCCCGGAGTACTTGCACTGCAATGTCCTGGCCACCCAGCGCCTCATGGACGCGTGCGTGCGCGCCGGGGTGCCGCGGGTGGTCATGGCGTCCTCGTCGAGCGTGTACGGCGGTGCCGAGGGCCGGATGAGCGAGGACGACCTGCCGCGCCCGCTGTCCCCCTACGGGGTCACCAAGCTGGCCGCCGAGCGGCTGGCGCTCGCCTTCGCCGCGCGCCGGGACACCGCGCTCACCGTCAGCGCGCTGCGCTTCTTCACCGTGTACGGCCCCGGGCAGCGGCCCGACATGTTCATCTCCCGGGTGATCGGCGCCGCCCTGGAGGGCCGGCCCGTGGAGGTGTACGGCGACGGCACCCAGGTGCGCGACTTCGTGTACGTCCTCGACATCGTGCGCGCGCTGGTCCTCGCGGCGGTCTGCCCGGACCGGTGCAGCACCGTGCTGAACGTGGGCACGGGCAGTGCCTCCTCGGTCAACGAGGTCCTCGCGCTCACCGGTGAACTGACCGGGGCGCGGCCCGATGTGCGCTACGGCGCGGCCCGGATCGGGGACGTGCGGTGCACCACAGCGGACGTCGGCCGGGCCGAGCGGCTGCTCGGGTTCACCGCCCGCACCCCGCTGCGGACGGGGCTCGCCACCCAGGTCGAGTGGGCCCGGCACGCGCTCGCGGCGCCGCCGCCCGCGCCGCCCGCTGGGGCGTCCGGCGCGGGCGGCCGGACCGGGATGACGCCCACCGACCGGTCGTAG
- a CDS encoding B12-binding domain-containing radical SAM protein, translating into MRKTLPVISTGPTAGSGSCSTAATAPAARPGLPRWRRRGLRIALVRHHDLCLNTRQITQIQKRAGVLPHLGLGYIHTALKTAGFHNVIQVDTPALGLDAEGLRRLLADFAPDLVGVSTTTPGLPGAVEACQVAKSTGAKVILGGPHTEVYARENLHHDCIDYVGVGEGITIMPELAEALEQGDRPDGIRGLVSRESDGGAAPMVNLEEVGWPERGGLPMDRYYSIMAPRPFATMISSRGCPFKCSFCFKQAVDKKSMYRSPEDVVGEMTELKKRWGVKEIMFYDDVFTLHRGRVREICALIGEQGLKVRWEAPTRVDLVPEPLLKAMAGAGCVRLRFGIEHGDPEILRRMRKESDIAKIEKAVTSAHEAGIKGFGYFIVGWLDESREQFRRTIDLACRIPLDYASFYTATPLPGTPLHTESVAAGRIPKDYWDKFVRGEFDSRIGYLVPDAQHRAQAAYRAFFLRRTMVKPLLGHMAATGQWRNTLDGLRSLARSTSNTDRDF; encoded by the coding sequence ATGCGGAAGACACTGCCCGTCATCAGCACCGGTCCGACAGCGGGGTCGGGCAGCTGTTCGACCGCCGCGACGGCACCGGCGGCCCGTCCCGGACTGCCCCGCTGGCGCCGTCGCGGTCTGCGCATCGCCCTGGTCCGCCACCACGACCTGTGCCTGAACACCCGTCAGATCACCCAGATCCAGAAGCGGGCCGGGGTGCTGCCGCACCTCGGGCTCGGCTACATCCACACCGCGCTGAAGACGGCCGGCTTCCACAACGTCATCCAGGTCGACACCCCGGCCCTCGGGCTGGACGCCGAGGGACTGCGCCGGCTGCTCGCCGACTTCGCACCCGACCTGGTCGGCGTCAGCACCACCACGCCCGGACTGCCCGGCGCCGTCGAGGCGTGCCAGGTGGCCAAGAGCACCGGCGCCAAAGTGATCCTCGGCGGCCCGCACACCGAGGTCTACGCGCGCGAGAACCTGCACCACGACTGCATCGACTACGTCGGTGTCGGCGAGGGCATCACGATCATGCCCGAGCTGGCCGAGGCGCTGGAGCAGGGCGACAGGCCCGACGGCATCCGCGGTCTGGTGAGCCGCGAGAGCGACGGCGGCGCGGCGCCCATGGTGAACCTGGAGGAGGTCGGCTGGCCGGAGCGCGGCGGACTGCCCATGGACCGCTACTACTCGATCATGGCGCCCCGGCCGTTCGCCACGATGATCTCCAGCCGCGGCTGCCCCTTCAAATGCAGCTTCTGCTTCAAGCAGGCCGTCGACAAGAAGTCGATGTACCGCAGCCCCGAGGACGTGGTCGGGGAGATGACCGAGCTGAAGAAGCGCTGGGGGGTGAAGGAGATCATGTTCTACGACGACGTGTTCACCCTGCACCGCGGCCGGGTCCGGGAGATCTGCGCGCTCATCGGCGAACAGGGCCTGAAGGTGCGCTGGGAGGCGCCCACCCGCGTGGACCTGGTGCCCGAGCCGCTGCTCAAGGCGATGGCCGGGGCGGGGTGCGTGAGGCTGCGGTTCGGCATCGAGCACGGCGACCCGGAGATCCTGCGGCGGATGCGCAAGGAGAGCGACATCGCCAAGATCGAGAAGGCCGTCACCTCGGCGCACGAGGCCGGGATCAAGGGGTTCGGCTACTTCATCGTGGGCTGGCTCGACGAGAGCCGGGAGCAGTTCCGCCGCACCATCGACCTGGCCTGCCGGATCCCGCTGGACTACGCGAGCTTCTACACGGCGACCCCGCTGCCCGGGACCCCGCTGCACACCGAGTCGGTGGCCGCGGGCCGGATCCCGAAGGACTACTGGGACAAGTTCGTGCGGGGCGAGTTCGACAGCCGGATCGGCTATCTGGTGCCCGACGCCCAGCACCGGGCCCAGGCCGCCTACCGGGCGTTCTTCCTGCGCCGCACCATGGTGAAGCCGCTGCTGGGCCACATGGCCGCGACCGGCCAGTGGCGCAACACCCTGGACGGCCTGCGCAGCCTGGCCCGGTCGACCTCCAACACCGACCGTGACTTCTGA
- a CDS encoding ABC transporter ATP-binding protein, giving the protein MTASPLRQLSLLIRYLRGERPAVLLLAVLVPLGVVLQLAAPYLLRRFVDSALTQRPAQALFTVSLWYLAAAVALLGATIGADALASRLAWRATNRLRADLVAHSLRRSARFYQRHPPGELVDRIDSDVTRLASVMSALLLEVAAQALLVGGILAALFLLDWRLALVFAPVAAGTLVLLRRLVGRAMPFVAARRQSSAELLGFLEERLAAAEDLRVNGAFDATLADLERRQAELYRRARDAARVSVRWPATVQGLSTASVVLALAVSVWLHSAGRLTTGTAFAALSYAMLLRRPLLAITTRFQDLEEAAVCVRRLRDLLPRRPPADTTATALPPGPLTAALDRVTFSYEPGEPVLREVSFRLEPGERLGIVGRTGSGKSSVLRLLFALHHPERGAARVGGADVRTLDTAVLRRRVALVTQEVQVFHASLRDNLTFFDPAVDDGRVRDALREAGLTDWWRALPDGLDTVLGTGARGMSAGEEQLLSLARAFLRDPALVLLDEPTARLDPHTEALLLPALERLLTGRTAVVVQHRPHALGHVDRILVLDEGTVVEDGRRTVLAADPTSRFHGLLGAG; this is encoded by the coding sequence TTGACAGCCAGTCCGTTACGGCAGCTGTCCCTGCTGATCCGCTATCTGCGCGGCGAACGCCCGGCCGTCCTGCTGCTCGCGGTGCTCGTGCCGCTCGGCGTCGTCCTCCAACTGGCCGCCCCCTACCTGCTGCGCCGCTTCGTCGACAGCGCGCTCACCCAGCGGCCCGCCCAGGCCCTGTTCACCGTCTCCCTGTGGTACCTGGCCGCCGCGGTCGCCCTGCTCGGCGCGACCATCGGCGCCGACGCGCTGGCCTCCCGCCTCGCCTGGCGCGCCACCAACCGGCTCCGGGCCGACCTCGTCGCGCACAGCCTGCGCCGCTCCGCACGCTTCTACCAGCGCCACCCGCCCGGCGAACTCGTCGACCGGATCGACTCGGACGTCACCCGCCTCGCCTCCGTGATGTCCGCGCTGCTCCTCGAAGTCGCCGCGCAGGCCCTGCTGGTGGGCGGCATCCTCGCCGCGCTCTTCCTGCTCGACTGGCGCCTGGCCCTGGTCTTCGCGCCCGTCGCCGCCGGCACCCTCGTCCTGCTGCGCCGCCTGGTCGGCCGGGCCATGCCGTTCGTCGCCGCCCGCCGCCAGTCCTCCGCTGAACTCCTCGGCTTCCTGGAGGAACGCCTCGCCGCCGCCGAGGACCTGCGCGTCAACGGCGCCTTCGACGCCACCCTGGCCGACCTGGAACGGCGGCAGGCCGAGCTGTACCGGCGGGCCCGCGACGCGGCCCGCGTCTCCGTGCGCTGGCCCGCCACGGTGCAGGGCCTGTCGACGGCCAGCGTCGTCCTCGCCCTCGCCGTCAGCGTGTGGCTGCACTCCGCGGGCCGCCTCACCACCGGCACCGCCTTCGCCGCGCTGTCCTACGCCATGCTGCTGCGCCGCCCGCTGCTCGCGATCACCACCCGCTTCCAGGACCTGGAGGAGGCCGCCGTCTGCGTACGCAGGCTGCGGGACCTGCTGCCGCGGCGGCCCCCGGCGGACACCACCGCCACGGCGCTGCCGCCGGGCCCCCTCACCGCCGCCCTCGACCGGGTGACCTTCTCCTACGAGCCGGGCGAACCCGTGCTGCGGGAGGTCTCCTTCCGGCTGGAACCCGGTGAGCGGCTCGGGATCGTCGGCCGTACCGGGAGCGGCAAGTCCAGCGTCCTGCGGCTGCTGTTCGCGCTCCACCACCCCGAGCGGGGCGCCGCCCGCGTCGGCGGCGCGGACGTGCGCACCCTGGACACGGCCGTACTGCGCCGCCGGGTGGCCCTGGTCACCCAGGAGGTGCAGGTCTTCCACGCCAGCCTCCGGGACAACCTGACCTTCTTCGACCCCGCCGTCGACGACGGGCGGGTGCGGGACGCGCTCCGGGAGGCCGGACTCACCGACTGGTGGCGAGCCCTGCCCGACGGACTCGACACCGTGCTCGGCACCGGTGCTCGCGGCATGTCCGCGGGCGAGGAGCAACTGCTGTCCCTGGCGCGGGCGTTCCTGCGCGACCCGGCCCTGGTGCTGCTGGACGAGCCCACCGCCCGCCTCGACCCGCACACCGAGGCACTGCTGCTGCCCGCCCTGGAACGCCTGCTGACCGGCCGCACCGCCGTGGTGGTCCAGCACCGGCCGCACGCGCTCGGCCATGTCGACCGCATCCTCGTCCTGGACGAGGGCACCGTCGTCGAGGACGGCCGCCGCACCGTCCTGGCCGCCGATCCGACCTCCCGCTTCCACGGACTGCTGGGCGCCGGATGA
- a CDS encoding Moenomycin biosynthesis protein MoeN5: MTLALPDTYTTAMLATESANRDHVTDFVARNGGSPGLVAHTAALRLYLRVPHFLTEWIGDPALRARVARALVSDIVAMKLLDDLMDDDTGLNRVELACLCLHLHLTAVREMCALAEDPRSVTDLLEHDFTTVCTGQIRVKSHHARDLDGWRAGASTYGASFLGCYGSLAAICGRATGSVGPARRFAEAFGTIITIADDLTDYDRNGERAGNLGHLMRTGAVPAAEVAALLGQLRADALDAVREQPAALGLEAVTELYTTDVLDRLLPLHTAP, from the coding sequence GTGACCCTGGCCCTGCCGGACACGTACACCACCGCCATGCTCGCCACCGAGTCCGCCAACCGCGACCATGTGACGGACTTCGTCGCCCGCAACGGCGGATCGCCCGGACTCGTCGCCCACACCGCCGCGTTGCGGCTCTATCTGCGGGTGCCGCACTTCCTGACCGAGTGGATCGGCGACCCGGCGCTGCGCGCCCGGGTCGCCCGCGCCCTCGTGTCGGACATCGTCGCCATGAAGCTGCTCGACGACCTCATGGACGACGACACCGGACTGAACCGCGTCGAACTCGCCTGCCTGTGCCTGCACCTGCATCTGACGGCGGTGCGGGAGATGTGCGCCCTCGCCGAGGACCCCCGGTCCGTCACCGACCTCCTGGAGCACGACTTCACCACCGTGTGCACCGGCCAGATCCGCGTCAAGAGCCACCACGCCCGCGACCTCGACGGCTGGCGGGCCGGTGCCAGTACCTACGGGGCGTCCTTCCTCGGCTGCTACGGGTCGCTGGCCGCGATCTGCGGCCGGGCGACCGGGTCGGTGGGCCCCGCCCGCCGCTTCGCCGAGGCGTTCGGCACGATCATCACCATCGCCGACGACCTCACCGACTACGACCGCAACGGCGAACGGGCCGGGAACCTCGGACACCTGATGCGCACCGGCGCCGTCCCCGCCGCCGAAGTCGCCGCGCTGCTCGGGCAGTTGCGGGCCGACGCCCTGGACGCGGTGCGGGAACAGCCGGCCGCCCTCGGTCTGGAGGCGGTGACCGAGCTGTACACCACCGACGTCCTGGACCGGCTGCTCCCCCTGCACACGGCGCCCTGA
- a CDS encoding carbamoyltransferase C-terminal domain-containing protein, translated as MKVLSLHSAGHDTGVGYFEDGRLAFAVETERLTRVKHDHRSDIALRHVLSQPGVDADGIALVAVSTPVRSALLKIPDLDEAMRRIGAGAPHHRTVCDLLGRRVECVVVTHEVSHAALAAHYAGHEDGTLVLVNEGRGQLTRSSLFRVDGTRLTWVAKDPLPWYGNGFGWTAIGHLLGFGKSPSVAGKVMALGGYGSPDPAVREQLAAVDPRVMHDLGLAEEVRARLALRPEFAPEFETAAHVVATFQELFTEAVHAVLDRYATRTATGVGPLALGGGCALNIVANSALRTSFGRDLAIPPACGDAGHLAGAGVYALTYVLGQRPDPIGVYGNGTGEARSDVLDALGAAGLTPREYDAGAVVRVLAEGGVVAYTQGAAELGPRALGHRSLLGSPAVPGMRKRMSEELKRREWYRPLGAVMREERFAELFPDAHPSPYMLFEYPLPEGTAPEARHVNGTCRVQTLGPGERRLHGLLAAFEAATGVPALINTSLNGPGRAIAHTAAQVLEDFADSGVDLYVFDEVMAHRDGSR; from the coding sequence ATGAAGGTACTGTCCCTGCACTCCGCCGGTCATGACACCGGCGTCGGCTACTTCGAGGACGGCCGGCTCGCGTTCGCCGTCGAGACCGAACGGCTCACCCGGGTCAAGCACGACCACCGCAGCGACATCGCCCTGCGCCATGTGCTGTCCCAGCCGGGTGTGGACGCGGACGGGATCGCACTGGTCGCGGTGAGCACACCGGTGCGCAGCGCGCTGCTGAAGATCCCCGACCTGGACGAGGCGATGCGGCGCATCGGCGCGGGGGCGCCGCACCACCGCACGGTGTGCGATCTGCTGGGGCGGCGGGTGGAGTGCGTGGTCGTCACCCACGAGGTGTCGCACGCCGCGCTGGCCGCGCACTACGCCGGGCACGAGGACGGCACCCTGGTCCTGGTCAACGAGGGCCGCGGCCAGCTGACCCGCAGCTCCCTGTTCCGGGTGGACGGCACCCGACTGACCTGGGTCGCCAAGGATCCGCTGCCCTGGTACGGCAACGGCTTCGGCTGGACGGCCATCGGCCATCTGCTGGGCTTCGGCAAGAGCCCGAGCGTGGCCGGCAAGGTGATGGCGCTGGGCGGCTACGGCAGTCCCGATCCGGCCGTGCGCGAGCAGTTGGCGGCCGTCGACCCGCGCGTGATGCACGATCTGGGCCTGGCCGAGGAGGTACGGGCCCGGCTCGCGCTGCGGCCCGAGTTCGCCCCGGAGTTCGAGACGGCCGCCCATGTGGTGGCCACCTTCCAGGAGTTGTTCACCGAGGCCGTGCACGCGGTCCTGGACCGGTACGCCACCCGTACCGCGACCGGCGTCGGCCCGCTGGCGCTGGGCGGTGGCTGCGCCCTGAACATCGTCGCCAACTCGGCGCTGCGCACCTCCTTCGGGCGGGACCTCGCCATCCCGCCCGCCTGCGGCGACGCGGGCCATCTGGCGGGGGCCGGGGTGTACGCGCTCACCTATGTGCTCGGGCAGCGGCCGGACCCGATCGGCGTCTACGGCAACGGCACCGGCGAAGCCCGCTCCGATGTCCTGGACGCGCTGGGCGCCGCGGGTCTGACACCCCGGGAGTACGACGCCGGGGCCGTGGTGCGGGTGCTGGCGGAGGGCGGTGTGGTGGCGTACACGCAGGGCGCCGCCGAACTGGGGCCGCGCGCGCTCGGACACCGCTCCCTGCTGGGCAGTCCGGCCGTGCCCGGGATGCGCAAGCGGATGAGCGAGGAGCTGAAGCGGCGGGAGTGGTACCGGCCGCTGGGCGCGGTGATGCGCGAGGAGCGCTTCGCCGAGCTGTTCCCGGACGCCCACCCCTCGCCGTACATGCTGTTCGAGTATCCGCTGCCGGAGGGGACCGCGCCCGAGGCCCGGCATGTCAACGGCACCTGCCGCGTCCAGACCCTGGGGCCGGGCGAGCGGCGGCTGCACGGGCTGCTCGCCGCCTTCGAGGCCGCCACCGGGGTGCCCGCGCTGATCAACACGTCCCTGAACGGGCCCGGCCGGGCCATCGCGCACACGGCGGCGCAGGTGCTGGAGGACTTCGCGGACAGCGGCGTCGATCTGTATGTCTTCGACGAGGTGATGGCCCACCGGGACGGATCCCGGTAG
- a CDS encoding geranylgeranylglyceryl/heptaprenylglyceryl phosphate synthase, producing the protein MNTTPHPVPHDTVRTAPPLLGPGDVLTRLRGHARGPVHIIDPFKVPQEEAVEKAKVLDDLGFPALILASTDYESFETRMDPYIAAIKEASSLPVLLHFPPRKGLGFPLARGADAVLLPALLGSRDDYYVWKSCLETVAALPGRAERADWPELLLTVALTFGEDRRTGDLLGTVPVATAGTEQIDRHIAVTRSFGFHLVYLYSRHARVPAEVVRRFRDRLDPGQILFVSGNVRRREQVDAYLEAGADYVGFAGALEHLDWRTTLTEMAGGTR; encoded by the coding sequence GTGAACACCACACCGCATCCGGTCCCGCACGACACCGTCCGCACGGCGCCACCACTGCTCGGCCCGGGGGACGTCCTCACCCGGCTGCGCGGTCACGCCCGCGGACCGGTGCACATCATCGACCCGTTCAAGGTGCCCCAGGAGGAGGCCGTGGAGAAGGCCAAGGTCCTCGACGACCTGGGCTTTCCCGCCCTCATCCTGGCCAGCACCGACTACGAGTCCTTCGAGACCCGTATGGACCCCTACATCGCGGCGATCAAGGAGGCCAGCTCCCTTCCGGTGCTGCTGCACTTCCCGCCGCGCAAGGGCCTCGGCTTCCCGCTGGCCCGCGGCGCCGACGCCGTGCTGCTCCCGGCTCTGCTCGGCTCCCGCGACGACTACTACGTCTGGAAGAGCTGCCTGGAGACCGTCGCCGCCCTGCCCGGCCGGGCGGAGCGCGCCGACTGGCCCGAACTGCTGCTCACCGTCGCCCTCACCTTCGGCGAGGACCGCAGGACCGGCGACCTGCTCGGCACCGTGCCGGTCGCCACCGCGGGCACCGAGCAGATCGACCGGCACATCGCGGTCACCCGCAGCTTCGGCTTCCACCTGGTCTACCTGTACTCGCGCCACGCACGGGTGCCGGCCGAGGTGGTACGCCGCTTCCGCGACCGGCTCGACCCCGGCCAGATCCTCTTCGTCAGCGGCAACGTCCGCCGCCGCGAACAGGTCGACGCCTATCTGGAGGCGGGCGCCGACTACGTGGGCTTCGCCGGGGCGCTGGAACACCTCGACTGGCGCACCACCCTCACCGAGATGGCGGGAGGCACCCGGTGA